A genomic segment from uncultured Erythrobacter sp. encodes:
- a CDS encoding HNH endonuclease, producing the protein MFNAELIERVARFRGVDEDPTRNLSACPALVLNADYTPLSYYPLSLWPWQTAIKAVFLDRVDIVASYDREVHSPNFDMKIPSVIALRQYVKHSEFPAFTRFNVFLRDRFQCQYCGSTEHLTFDHVTPRRLGGRTTWENIITACAPCNMKKGGRTPKQAAMPVHQTPIRPTSWQLQQHGKLFPPNFLHETWRDWLYWDVELEA; encoded by the coding sequence GTGTTCAATGCCGAACTGATCGAAAGAGTTGCCCGGTTCCGCGGGGTTGATGAAGACCCGACGCGCAACCTGTCCGCGTGCCCGGCGCTGGTGCTCAACGCCGATTACACCCCCTTGTCCTATTACCCGCTGAGCCTGTGGCCGTGGCAGACCGCGATCAAAGCGGTGTTCCTCGACCGGGTGGACATTGTCGCGAGCTACGACCGCGAGGTGCACTCGCCCAACTTCGACATGAAAATCCCGAGCGTCATCGCGCTCAGGCAATATGTGAAGCACTCGGAATTTCCGGCCTTCACCCGCTTCAACGTGTTCCTGCGCGACCGCTTCCAGTGCCAGTATTGCGGCAGCACCGAGCATCTGACCTTCGACCACGTGACCCCGCGCCGACTCGGGGGAAGGACGACGTGGGAGAACATCATCACCGCCTGTGCACCGTGCAATATGAAGAAGGGCGGGCGCACCCCCAAACAGGCTGCGATGCCTGTCCACCAGACGCCGATTCGCCCGACCAGCTGGCAATTGCAGCAGCATGGCAAGCTGTTCCCGCCCAATTTCCTCCACGAAACCTGGCGCGACTGGCTATATTGGGACGTCGAGCTGGAGGCGTAA